GTTCGGTGTCTGTGGTCTGTATAAACCAGGCGCCCATGAACAAATGGTGAACATACCAGAGTCTGCGACTGCAACCTGAGTGAGGTGTGTTTGCTCAATTCTATAACCCGAAACCAGCAAGAGGAGCTCTTTGGTTAATGCCGCAGCTACTGCAGCTGCGTATCCCTGCCACTTCTTATTTTTGTGTGAATCCGCATAGTCGCAAATACCGCGAACGACTAGGCAGGGGAAGCTGTTCATCAGccctgcagcttccattTCTACACAATAGACGCCCAACTCCTTTCTCAACTTGTCTCGGAGTCTTGCATTTCTCACCAGCGTATTCCCTGATGCAATAAGTCCGTAATGTACAACTGGTATTCCGGCGGGATCACGTCGCGGGCGTGAGATGGCCTTGGCTGGATCacaggagctgcagctggagtAATCGGAATCAGCATGTTCATAATCAGCTGGGTATAAACAATCATCCTCTATCGGGCGAACGAAAGCAGACTCTTCCTGAGAAGGCTTCGACGGTTCGAGCGCCGTCAGGAAGTCCAGATAGCGCCTGCACTGTCCAAGGTGGTTTGCCTGCAGTTTAGAAAGTCCCGTTAGGAGGAACTGGGGTGGTTGGTTCAGCATGCCTGTGCGCTGGAACCCATCGGCGCCCTCAGAAGTCAATGATTTGCCATAATCATACTGCACCACCCCTCCGCATATACCTGTTGGTTTGCTGACCACCACATCTCCGAGTCGGACATCCGCGTCCTTGCTGGGCACTCCGCCTCCAATCCCTACCATGAGACCAAACCGGATAGACGGAAAGCTGGACAGTAACCCGGCGGCTACTCCCTGTGCAGACGAAGTGCCGTATATGCCGCTAGGCAAGCAGCAAATAACGACATTATGTTCACCTATGGCCCCAAGTGTGTAGGTGTTGTGGTCGTTTCCATGCACGGGGAGGCATTCATGGACCTCATCCAGGAGCGCCTGGGCTGCCGCCATCTCGATCGGTAGAGCGCATATCCAGCCCACCGTGTAATCAGTATGTGATAATCGGGCCTTATGCGCCATACTGTCTTTCATAGTACGTCGGACTGGTAGTATACGGAGGAATTATCATCGGTACCATGAGGCTGAACGAAATTCCGGTCAGAGGTTGATTCGGAAAGCGTGAGCGGGGGAGGGTCTAAGCAAGGCTGAGTTCAGGCTGCAAGAAAGCGATGAACCATCAGAACGCGTCCAATAAAATCCAAATTGACAGGGATACTAACCCTTGACAGTGTCGCCAACTTCGGCTGAAAATGTCATGGCACATGGATGGTCGCTCTTCTACAATAACATAGACAATGGAAGCTACTAATTTGCGCAAAAGTTGCCTGAGAAGTAAGAATATGTGGATTTATAGCAGTTGTGAGAAGTGTATATCTTTTGGGGGGAATCAACAAAAAGAACCATGCAACACATCAATCATAAACGTAAGGAAGAAGGGGTATCCAGGTCTGGATTCAAAACAAAATATGAATAAAAAGTTTTGCAAGTTTCCGTATGATCCGGCCTCCAGCTACTCCCGATAGGCCTCGACTTGGTCCGCCCATGTCGCGCCAGAAATTGGTGATAGGGGCTTGGAATTGTTATCGGAGCCCGACGTGGGTTCAGTCATGTTGGGTTCAGTCGTGTTGggttctttcttctctccgccgggaagggaaggaaaatCTGCCTCGTTGCTGATCACCGGCGTAGGCGCCGCAGCCTTCTCTTGAGACGGTGTTTCGGATGTGCGATCCTGAGAACCACGACGGCCGCCACGACCGCGTCCACCTCTTCCACCACGCCCACGACCACGGTGACCATGTGGTTGAGAAGCGTTGTCGTCCGGTGATTCCTCAGCCCACCGGGACCCTTCAAGGCCCTTTCTGGATacaccagaaacaccaccGTGCATACCCCGTCGGAActgacctcctccaccgcgcGAGCTGAGCTGTTCTTCCGGCTTGTCGGCATCCCATTCCCTCCCGTTCAAGGCTTCAAGCTTCCGCTGTCGGTTTCGTTCTCTATCAGCGTCCATTACTCGTCGGTTGGCTCGCTCCTCGcgtcgcttcttctctgcgACCTTCTCGCGCTCCATGAATGAGGCCTGGTCCGCCTCAGCACGCGCGTGTGCAGCGGCGACTTTAGCGGCGTTCTCGCGCGCGGCAGCAATGCGTCGGGATAGTTCTTCTTCTGTAAGTTTCGGCTAGACAGGTGTCAGCGTCAGCGTCATTGCTCAAATAATATCAGGCATAGGTAGGCATACCTTCTTAACTCCTCCGGTCGCGCTCCTATCCCCACGAACAGCCGGCACGCGCGGTGGCTCTGCTGCGCCAGCATCCTCTTGGCCCGGCTCCTCTACCTTCTCAGCAGGCACCTCCGCGGCATTTTCTTCTCCATTCCGAGCCTCAGGTTCCGCAGACCCCTCGTCAGGCTTGTTCTTTGACCCTTCTGACCGCTTCGGTCCGGACTCACGCGCTCCTCGCCCACCgcgccctcctctccctctcccacgACCCCGCCGTTCACCTCCCCGCGATCGCGGGCCGCTATCATTATAAACAGGCGTCGGTCCAGGCTCCCGGTCCACGGTaggagatgcagcagcagcctccgGATCTGTAGCTACAACCTCAGGCTCCGGCTGAGGCGGGTGATCCTCTGGCTCGACGGGGATGATCTCATCGTCGAATAGATCGTCAGCGCCTCGCGTTTGCGCGAACTCATCCAGACCAGGGATATCGGCCATTTTTTGGATCGATCCGAGTGATTTCGCTCGTTTCCGGTCTTTGTTTCCCTGCACGAGTGTCGAGTGTCGTGGCGGGCGTTTGTTGGATGACTCTGGCAATTGTTTCCAGTCGCGGGTCCTGCTTGCCTCGCTCTGCGGCCCTTGCGCCGCGGGGCGACGGGACCAATGATAGCGGTCGGTGGGTGTTTGTGGGTGGGTCTGAGTGAATCTTGGCTCTTTCCATAAGTTTGTACAGTCCAAGACACGGTGAATAACCGATGCAGGTTCATTATTTGAGTTTCTGGGGTTTGGCATCGGATTGGGCTGCGCGTCAGAGAGTCAGTGTAACTTGAGGATGACGGCGCCCCTGGAACTACATATTGCCGAGATGCATCTTGAGACGATATATATAGCCAAACATTTCCCTTATCATCTGGACCGAATGCAAgattaaatttagtaaattaaaTAATGAGCACAGAAACAGTGTAATGGTATAGATAAATTAGTGACCTTATTTATTCACAGTTTGTATACCTATTTACCTATTGGGTGGTATATACAATTAATTACCCCTTCACAATCAAATGCACTCCCAAGCATTTTCATCAGTGTAGTTACCAGGTCCCTTGAACACATTCCTCCGAGGGTATCGGCAGTGCTTGCGATGATATTCCACAGGAGACCCAGCCCCATCGGTGAATCTGGCTCCCCGGACCGTCTCTGGGGGGATACCCTCTTCAACCCATTGCACCATCGCCATGAGCACATTGTCCTCGGGGTCAGTGCTACCTGAAAACCCTTCAGCCAGGTTCCCAATGCCACACGCACCATCACCCTCAGAGCAATGCGCCATCCCACTGATCTGGAAGAACCGATAGAACTCATCCAACTGGTTCGGCTTCAGCCCCATGGTTTCCTGAAGACGGTGGTAGTACAACTTGGAGTTTTCCGAGCTGATCAACTGATC
Above is a window of Aspergillus puulaauensis MK2 DNA, chromosome 2, nearly complete sequence DNA encoding:
- a CDS encoding uncharacterized protein (COG:S;~EggNog:ENOG410PSIH;~InterPro:IPR039764;~go_function: GO:0003723 - RNA binding [Evidence IEA]); its protein translation is MADIPGLDEFAQTRGADDLFDDEIIPVEPEDHPPQPEPEVVATDPEAAAASPTVDREPGPTPVYNDSGPRSRGGERRGRGRGRGGRGGRGARESGPKRSEGSKNKPDEGSAEPEARNGEENAAEVPAEKVEEPGQEDAGAAEPPRVPAVRGDRSATGGVKKPKLTEEELSRRIAAARENAAKVAAAHARAEADQASFMEREKVAEKKRREERANRRVMDADRERNRQRKLEALNGREWDADKPEEQLSSRGGGGQFRRGMHGGVSGVSRKGLEGSRWAEESPDDNASQPHGHRGRGRGGRGGRGRGGRRGSQDRTSETPSQEKAAAPTPVISNEADFPSLPGGEKKEPNTTEPNMTEPTSGSDNNSKPLSPISGATWADQVEAYRE